ACGTACTTGCTTACTGCCGCGATAGCGCTTGGCTTTGTACTCGGGAGTTTCACATGCGCAAAGTCGCGTTCGGTTTCCAGCATTTCCGCCAAGGACGTgggcagcagcgtgctAAACGTGTCTGCCACGCCTTTGCTCATACCTTCCGATTGCCTGCGTAGCCGATGCATGAAAGAGCCCCTTCGCTTTTGTTCCACCGCAGCGACTGGGTCCTGCGCAGCGGGCGCTCCCTGTGCCGGCGCGAGTTTGAAAAGGTGCACCGTGTCGGAGTCCGACGTCACACAAAGCAAAGTACTTGCCGCATTAAACGTGATGCTAAAAATCTTGGCAGGGTACGTCCCACGCCGGAATTGGCACAAAAGCTGGCCTTCCGGCACGGAAAATACGCGAATGACGGTGCCCTTGCCTGACGCAGTGGCAAGCATCGTCCCATCTGCATTCATTGCTAGCGCTGCAATCGGCGTACGATGCGCAGGAATCATATTCACCATCCTGAGCGCCAAAAGATCATACAGAACCACATTTCCAGGAACATCGCGGGCGGCCGACGTGCTTGtttccgcgccgctgtgcgtTGCGTACGCAAGAAAACAATTTTCCGCGGACGGCGCGAGAGCACACAAGCCTAGCGTCAGTTTCGTTCGTAGCCTACCTTGAGCATTTTCCCGCGTCTCAATCATTTGCAACAGCTTCATGTTACTGATATCATATACGTAGATGGAAGTGTCCAACACGACCACGATCCGCTTCCGATTCAAACGAACGTTGAGGATCGCGCTTGGGAACGTGAGCTCACAGATGATCGATTGCCGCTGTTGTAAGCACACTTTTCACGCACCTTGGTATTAAGCACTTGAAGCCTACGCGCACTTGCATCCGTGTCGGACAAAGTCACAATCGTCACCAAGCTTGTGCAAAAGAGCATCTCAGCCAACCCGACCGGGCCATCCTCTAAAGTCAGTGCTggcagcacacgcacttTTTGTATAGATCCTACCGAATGGCTCGCAATTCGTAATCAAAAACCCAGCCTTTGTGCCAGTAGCAACACAGGAAAAGTCTTGATTGAAGTTGACCGAAAGCACTTCGCTGCCCGACTCGTGCGGCCGCAGCATTGTACAAAGTGGAGAAGGCGTGAGTCTCAGCACGTGGCGCTACGATGTATCCCTACAGAGCCACAGTGGGACGACGAGCGTGCCTGTGTGTGCATGTGGAAAGTGTTTCCAGCGGTGCGACTTGGGTTCGCACCCAACGCCTGCCAGGAGCAAAGGCGCGATACTTTCCTTGTGCCCGAGGATGCGCCCCGTCGCTGGATCATTTTGGATCGCAGAAACGCGCGATGCTTGGTTCCGTATGCCGCTCTCCTCCTCGCCCGACGCAGCAAGTGGCATGTGcaggccgccgcggcgccgccagcgTGCGGGATGCACGGGGTATTCAGATCCGCGTTCTATCGACGGTGTGATTAGCTGTAAGCTGTTCACGACGCCCTCGGCGGGGATGGTAAACAGCGGGGCAAATgagcgcagctgctcgtgcagcgcccaaACTCGGATGCTGCCATCCCACGAGCCAGAGGCAAATACGTCACCGTATGGAAGACATGATAGGCTCGTGATATACCGCGGCAACGTCTTTGACACACCGTCGTCATCGGTGTGTACTTCGTAGCCGTGTGCGAGCGGCATGGTAAATACGGGCTTCTTTTTTGCAATGGACCACAAGGAAATCATGCCACCATCGCTGCCGCTCAAAAAGTGATGGTCGTCGATCATGGCCACACAGTCCATGCTGCCCTCGTGCACCTCGTTCTTTCTGGATGGGGTATCAACGAGGTCGCCGCCTTCCAACAACATATGTACCTtgctctttgcgccgccacgaAAAACCAGCTGGCTTTCATC
This region of Malassezia vespertilionis chromosome 9, complete sequence genomic DNA includes:
- the ATG18 gene encoding autophagy protein (COG:U; EggNog:ENOG503NVSY) produces the protein MLRPHESGSEVLSVNFNQDFSCVATGTKAGFLITNCEPFEDGPVGLAEMLFCTSLVTIVTLSDTDASARRLQVLNTKRQSIICELTFPSAILNVRLNRKRIVVVLDTSIYVYDISNMKLLQMIETRENAQGLCALAPSAENCFLAYATHSGAETSTSAARDVPGNVVLYDLLALRMVNMIPAHRTPIAALAMNADGTMLATASGKGTVIRVFSVPEGQLLCQFRRGTYPAKIFSITFNAASTLLCVTSDSDTVHLFKLAPAQGAPAAQDPVAAVEQKRRGSFMHRLRRQSEGMSKGVADTFSTLLPTSLAEMLETERDFAHVKLPSTKPSAIAAVSNTQPVVMVITSDGYFYTYALDLERGGECKLTKQYSLVENAREE